One genomic window of Deinococcus detaillensis includes the following:
- a CDS encoding SCP2 sterol-binding domain-containing protein, producing the protein MAIFANTQEMQDVLQAVLERGQDTDTARGLAKAGIVIAFVYTDPDLRLVMDGKSPSEGQAMGYFFGEDGPTPDVTFTLHGDVGNRFWSGKLNVPQALARGQIKAQGSIAKALKLLPLMPSISQVYRDVMTERGRAGDLA; encoded by the coding sequence ATGGCAATATTTGCGAATACGCAGGAGATGCAGGATGTCCTTCAGGCTGTGCTGGAACGCGGTCAGGACACGGACACCGCCCGGGGCCTCGCCAAGGCGGGTATCGTCATCGCCTTTGTGTACACCGACCCGGACTTACGGCTGGTCATGGACGGCAAGAGTCCATCCGAGGGTCAGGCCATGGGGTACTTTTTTGGTGAGGACGGCCCCACGCCCGACGTGACCTTCACGCTGCACGGTGACGTGGGCAACCGCTTCTGGAGCGGGAAGCTGAACGTGCCGCAGGCCCTGGCACGCGGGCAGATCAAGGCGCAGGGCAGCATTGCCAAGGCGCTGAAACTGCTGCCGCTGATGCCGTCCATCTCCCAGGTCTACCGCGACGTGATGACCGAGCGGGGCCGCGCCGGGGACCTGGCGTGA